A genomic region of Deinococcus misasensis DSM 22328 contains the following coding sequences:
- a CDS encoding Ig-like domain-containing protein: protein MQHPVQFSRRLVLMGALLAPTLAACNSSTVNTPAEVKAVVVKPSSLTLQVGSSKPLEAQVDAPATMDHGVTWSTSNSAVVSVSNSGTLTALKTGQVTITATSKADPSKKGTSTVTVEQAPTSTVTAVQVTAPALEMQEGSSQVLKSTVTGQGNFDASVTWSSSNTAVATVNSTGMVQALKAGTVNIIATSKQNPAISAQLALKVLAAPADVFNITLVFPQGTLLTATQKQAFFDAAQRWSQVITAGLEDIDEFANGVRIKVDDVQITADAVNIDGVGKILGMAGPEYIRDSNGLPITGIMQFDSADMASMESKGTLKNVILHEMGHVLGIGTLWDAFLQHNGNPDCQSATSIVFTGTKAMQGYQKLGKSGPVPVENSGGAGTKCGHWSEGIFDSELMTGYAEAGTMPLSILTVGALADLGYQVNFGAADAYQIPNALQAPEKQQLGEQEVLLRPKGKL, encoded by the coding sequence ATGCAACACCCTGTGCAGTTTTCCCGGCGTCTGGTTCTGATGGGCGCCCTGCTTGCCCCGACCCTTGCCGCTTGCAATTCTTCCACCGTCAACACTCCTGCGGAGGTGAAAGCGGTGGTGGTCAAACCCTCCTCCCTGACCCTGCAAGTGGGAAGCAGCAAACCTCTGGAGGCACAGGTGGATGCTCCTGCCACCATGGACCATGGGGTCACCTGGAGCACCAGCAACAGTGCTGTGGTTTCTGTCAGCAACAGCGGAACCCTCACTGCCCTGAAAACGGGTCAGGTCACCATCACCGCAACCAGCAAAGCCGATCCCAGCAAGAAAGGCACCTCCACTGTCACTGTGGAACAAGCCCCCACCTCAACGGTCACCGCTGTTCAGGTGACTGCTCCTGCTCTGGAAATGCAAGAGGGAAGTTCACAGGTCCTGAAATCCACAGTCACCGGACAGGGCAATTTTGATGCCAGTGTGACCTGGAGCAGCAGCAACACCGCTGTGGCCACCGTGAACAGCACAGGGATGGTGCAGGCCCTCAAAGCAGGCACCGTCAACATCATCGCCACCAGCAAGCAGAACCCTGCCATTTCGGCCCAGTTGGCCCTGAAGGTTCTGGCTGCACCCGCAGATGTTTTCAACATCACCCTGGTTTTTCCACAGGGCACCCTGCTGACCGCCACCCAGAAACAGGCTTTTTTTGATGCTGCCCAGCGTTGGTCGCAAGTCATCACTGCTGGACTCGAAGACATCGACGAATTTGCAAATGGTGTGCGCATCAAAGTGGACGATGTGCAAATCACTGCAGATGCCGTCAACATCGATGGGGTCGGAAAAATTCTGGGCATGGCCGGACCCGAGTACATCCGGGACAGCAATGGGCTGCCCATCACCGGCATCATGCAGTTTGACAGTGCAGACATGGCCAGCATGGAAAGCAAAGGCACCCTGAAAAACGTGATTTTGCACGAAATGGGACATGTGTTGGGCATTGGCACCCTCTGGGACGCCTTTTTGCAACACAACGGCAATCCGGACTGCCAGAGTGCCACCAGCATTGTGTTCACAGGGACCAAAGCCATGCAGGGTTACCAGAAACTGGGCAAAAGTGGTCCTGTGCCTGTGGAAAACTCTGGGGGTGCAGGCACCAAGTGTGGACACTGGAGCGAAGGAATCTTCGATTCAGAACTCATGACCGGTTACGCCGAGGCAGGCACCATGCCCCTGAGCATCCTGACGGTGGGCGCTCTGGCCGATCTGGGGTATCAGGTGAATTTCGGAGCAGCAGACGCTTACCAGATCCCGAATGCCCTGCAAGCCCCTGAAAAACAACAACTGGGTGAGCAAGAGGTGTTGCTGCGTCCCAAAGGCAAACTCTGA
- a CDS encoding Lrp/AsnC family transcriptional regulator — protein MITALVLIQAERKRIVETAQEIAEVPHVTDVYSVTGDWDIVAVIRMPDYTALDEVVTQNMRKIEGIVKTQTMLAFKTYSKDLLEQSFSIGTED, from the coding sequence ATGATCACCGCTCTGGTTCTGATTCAGGCTGAACGCAAGCGCATTGTTGAAACCGCTCAGGAAATTGCTGAAGTCCCCCACGTCACCGATGTGTACAGCGTCACCGGAGACTGGGACATCGTGGCCGTGATTCGCATGCCAGATTACACCGCTCTGGATGAAGTGGTCACCCAGAACATGCGCAAAATTGAAGGCATCGTCAAAACCCAGACCATGCTGGCTTTCAAAACCTACAGCAAAGACCTGCTGGAACAAAGCTTTTCCATTGGGACAGAAGATTAG
- a CDS encoding HD domain-containing protein — MTRDEAFELMCQHTPSDSLRRHMLNVEAAMRYYARLWGEDEEQYAIAGLLHDFDYELHPEEHPTWGVQHLKDHTNVSEEILNAILGHASYTGVPRETRMAKTLFAVDELTGLIQAAALIRPDKDIKMLELSSVKKRFKNKSFAAGVNREEVQEGAQDLEIDLDTHMAHVLKAMQEM, encoded by the coding sequence ATGACCCGAGATGAAGCCTTTGAATTGATGTGCCAGCACACCCCCAGCGACTCCCTGCGACGCCACATGCTCAATGTCGAGGCCGCCATGCGGTATTACGCCAGACTCTGGGGCGAAGACGAAGAACAGTACGCCATTGCTGGCCTGCTGCACGACTTTGACTATGAACTCCACCCCGAGGAACACCCCACCTGGGGGGTGCAACACCTCAAAGACCACACCAACGTCTCAGAGGAAATCCTGAACGCCATCCTCGGGCATGCCAGTTACACCGGGGTTCCCCGCGAAACCCGGATGGCCAAGACCCTGTTTGCCGTCGATGAATTGACCGGACTCATTCAGGCAGCAGCATTGATCCGCCCGGACAAGGACATCAAGATGCTGGAACTGTCCAGCGTCAAAAAACGCTTCAAAAACAAATCCTTCGCAGCAGGGGTCAACCGCGAAGAAGTGCAGGAAGGGGCTCAGGATTTGGAAATCGACCTCGACACCCACATGGCCCATGTCCTGAAGGCCATGCAAGAGATGTGA
- a CDS encoding DUF4097 family beta strand repeat-containing protein, with product MSDFEMKVKELLEQGKITPEEAEELLAGHKQPELKQISLPSTGNECILRMNLRAGDLNIKGNPNLTAPQMVGYNTEGIHIRTEGNSWILEDQRSFEVGSGNFLDKMVGMFGKFKPVHVNLEVPTTLEGLEVHLLAGDLDIRGVPTYVKVNVQAGDIDIEGVTGFDVSAKAGDVDITADLQNGKHGIELLAGDLDLNLSPSSSARVNVNLTAGDFDARGIPTTKHSNHVTGGKYEAVLGNGEASVTININAGDVDLRVR from the coding sequence ATGTCCGATTTTGAAATGAAAGTCAAAGAACTGCTCGAACAGGGCAAAATCACCCCCGAGGAAGCCGAAGAATTGCTGGCTGGCCACAAACAACCCGAGCTGAAACAGATCAGCCTGCCCTCCACAGGCAACGAGTGCATCCTGCGCATGAACCTGCGGGCCGGAGACCTCAACATCAAAGGCAACCCCAACCTCACAGCACCTCAAATGGTCGGTTACAACACCGAAGGCATCCACATCCGCACCGAAGGCAACAGCTGGATTCTGGAAGACCAGCGCAGCTTTGAGGTGGGCAGTGGAAACTTCCTCGACAAGATGGTGGGCATGTTTGGCAAGTTCAAACCTGTGCATGTGAATCTGGAAGTGCCCACCACTCTGGAAGGTCTGGAAGTGCACCTGCTGGCTGGAGACCTCGACATCCGTGGCGTTCCCACTTACGTGAAAGTCAACGTGCAGGCCGGAGACATCGACATTGAAGGGGTCACCGGGTTTGATGTGAGCGCCAAGGCAGGGGATGTGGACATCACCGCAGACCTGCAAAACGGCAAGCACGGCATCGAACTGCTGGCCGGAGATCTGGACCTCAACCTGAGCCCCTCCAGCAGTGCCAGAGTGAACGTCAACCTGACCGCAGGTGACTTTGACGCCAGAGGCATCCCCACCACCAAACACAGCAACCACGTCACAGGCGGCAAATACGAAGCCGTGCTGGGCAACGGTGAAGCCAGTGTGACCATCAACATCAATGCAGGCGACGTGGACCTGAGAGTGCGTTAA
- a CDS encoding SHOCT-like domain-containing protein produces the protein MEQIKKILEMVKQGRLSADDSFKLISALHPRMKLGAEEWERYVGLLRNEALGTVEVETILMGRLGGPAPEPPFPPRPPRIDATIESAIESALSGIRKGFSSNPTRTATTLKVEFESSNGANLRTNVPLALAEHALKLIPKEALNMIQQQGIDPQMIPDLLKNNPPVGRLMEFEDENGSELRLTIE, from the coding sequence ATGGAACAGATCAAGAAAATCCTCGAAATGGTCAAACAGGGTCGCCTGAGTGCTGATGACTCCTTCAAGCTGATTTCTGCCCTGCATCCCCGCATGAAATTGGGTGCAGAAGAGTGGGAACGTTATGTGGGCCTGCTGCGCAATGAAGCGCTCGGGACTGTAGAAGTGGAAACCATCCTGATGGGACGCTTGGGTGGTCCTGCCCCTGAGCCTCCGTTTCCTCCCAGACCTCCCCGCATTGATGCCACCATTGAAAGTGCCATTGAATCTGCCCTGAGTGGCATTCGCAAAGGGTTCAGCAGCAACCCCACCCGCACCGCCACCACCCTCAAAGTGGAATTTGAAAGCTCGAATGGAGCAAACCTGCGCACCAACGTGCCCCTCGCTCTGGCCGAACACGCCCTCAAATTGATCCCCAAAGAAGCCCTCAACATGATTCAGCAGCAGGGGATCGATCCCCAGATGATTCCCGACCTTCTGAAAAACAACCCTCCGGTGGGTCGCCTGATGGAATTTGAAGACGAAAACGGCTCAGAGTTGCGTCTCACCATCGAATAA
- a CDS encoding DUF2089 domain-containing protein, which translates to MLKPLPIPFPGVQEKPIVTELTFVQSEVTVKGHFELNEFATLGPEGLEFLRLYIKVRGNLKEVERILGVSYPTVRARFESMLRDLGYEPSEPDPSELTLELLERGEISPEEALRRLKK; encoded by the coding sequence ATGCTCAAACCGCTTCCCATTCCTTTTCCCGGAGTTCAGGAGAAACCCATCGTCACCGAACTGACCTTCGTGCAGTCCGAAGTCACCGTCAAAGGCCACTTTGAACTGAATGAATTTGCCACCCTTGGCCCCGAGGGTCTTGAGTTCCTGCGGCTTTACATCAAGGTGCGCGGCAACCTCAAGGAAGTGGAACGCATTCTGGGCGTCTCTTACCCCACCGTGCGCGCCCGGTTCGAGTCCATGCTCAGAGACCTCGGTTATGAACCTTCTGAACCCGATCCCAGCGAACTCACTCTGGAACTCCTTGAACGGGGCGAAATCAGCCCTGAGGAAGCCCTGCGCCGTCTGAAGAAGTGA
- a CDS encoding nucleoside hydrolase, with protein MTHRVLLDCDPGHDDAIAIFLALSSPEIELLGITATHGNVGLEHTVRNALVLTQLAQKEVPVYAGASTPLIREPIQATRVHGKTGLQASNLPEVVRSPEHLHAAQAIVDTVRNNPHEITLVATGPLTNVALAFRLAPELPSLLKKFVWMGGSTLYGNVTPSAEFNAFADPHAAHIVFHSGVKVHMFGLNVTLQVLVKEEHILTLQAMNTEVGRISAELMGHYVQFYRERYGLDGAALHDPCTIAYLIDPTLFSGTDQHVDIDIQEGINFGRTVSDHWGSHEAPNTWVATEANGEEVLKLILERLSTFQ; from the coding sequence ATGACACACCGTGTTTTGCTCGATTGCGACCCCGGCCACGACGACGCCATCGCCATTTTTCTGGCTTTAAGCAGCCCCGAGATTGAACTTCTGGGCATCACTGCGACCCACGGCAATGTGGGGCTGGAGCACACCGTCCGAAATGCGCTGGTCCTGACCCAGTTGGCCCAGAAAGAGGTGCCGGTTTACGCAGGGGCATCCACCCCCCTGATCCGCGAACCCATTCAGGCAACAAGGGTGCACGGCAAAACCGGACTTCAGGCCAGCAACCTTCCAGAGGTTGTCCGTTCCCCTGAACACCTCCATGCAGCACAGGCGATTGTGGACACCGTCAGAAACAACCCCCACGAAATCACGCTGGTGGCCACCGGTCCCCTCACCAATGTGGCTCTGGCCTTCCGGCTTGCCCCAGAGTTGCCTTCTTTGCTGAAAAAATTTGTGTGGATGGGGGGCAGCACCCTGTACGGCAACGTGACCCCCTCGGCAGAGTTCAACGCTTTTGCAGATCCCCACGCTGCGCACATCGTGTTTCACTCGGGGGTCAAGGTGCACATGTTCGGTCTGAACGTGACCTTGCAGGTGCTGGTCAAAGAAGAACACATCCTGACCCTGCAGGCCATGAACACCGAAGTGGGCCGGATTTCTGCCGAATTGATGGGCCATTACGTGCAGTTCTACCGTGAACGTTACGGTCTGGATGGAGCTGCACTGCACGATCCCTGCACCATCGCTTACCTGATTGATCCGACGCTTTTCTCTGGCACCGACCAGCATGTGGACATCGACATTCAAGAAGGCATCAACTTTGGACGGACGGTCAGCGACCACTGGGGAAGCCATGAAGCCCCCAACACCTGGGTGGCCACCGAAGCCAATGGGGAAGAGGTCCTGAAACTCATTCTGGAACGCCTTTCCACATTTCAGTGA
- a CDS encoding cyclase family protein, with protein MNTVRILGKTARIIDLSNTLSNDTQAFEPNQHDIKYIDHVLGLTLGAQVFGLTLEQVKKAVPRGYAWAVEQVTLSTHSGTHVDAPYHYGPQMTDGTPARTIDQVPLEWCMGDGVKLNFTHKQAGEGITAQDIGQELGRIGHTLKAGDIVLIHTGASQFFKEKGYDHRHAGLTREATAFLVEQGVKLIGIDAWGLDRPFNVTFPEAMQGKTEFWESHFYGLENEYCQIEKLAHLEELPDSGFTVMALPYKIQRASSGWTRAVALVPVD; from the coding sequence ATGAACACCGTACGCATTCTGGGAAAAACCGCACGCATCATCGACCTCAGCAACACCCTCAGCAACGACACACAGGCCTTTGAGCCCAACCAGCACGACATCAAATACATCGATCATGTGCTGGGACTGACCCTCGGGGCGCAGGTGTTTGGCCTCACCCTTGAGCAGGTGAAAAAAGCCGTGCCCAGAGGGTACGCGTGGGCCGTGGAGCAGGTCACCCTGTCCACCCACTCGGGCACCCACGTGGACGCCCCCTACCACTACGGACCCCAAATGACCGATGGGACCCCTGCTCGCACCATCGATCAGGTGCCTCTGGAATGGTGCATGGGGGATGGGGTCAAACTGAACTTCACCCACAAGCAGGCCGGAGAGGGCATCACCGCGCAGGACATCGGGCAGGAACTCGGGCGCATCGGGCACACCCTGAAAGCCGGTGACATCGTGCTGATCCACACAGGGGCCTCGCAATTCTTCAAGGAAAAAGGCTACGACCACCGACACGCAGGTTTGACCCGAGAAGCCACTGCTTTTCTGGTGGAACAAGGGGTGAAGCTGATCGGGATTGATGCGTGGGGCCTCGACCGACCCTTCAACGTGACTTTTCCAGAGGCCATGCAGGGCAAAACCGAATTCTGGGAATCCCATTTTTACGGTCTGGAAAACGAGTACTGCCAGATCGAGAAACTGGCCCACCTTGAAGAACTTCCAGACTCTGGCTTCACGGTGATGGCACTGCCTTACAAAATTCAGAGGGCCAGCAGCGGATGGACCCGAGCAGTGGCTCTGGTGCCTGTGGATTGA
- a CDS encoding PEGA domain-containing protein produces MKRALLAIASGLILGQAMAAPQISPQRIIVNPVETDLKVNVWVDKAPNNSEATPDYVPGENIKIYTKTNQDAYVYLFNVDPEGKVDLILPNKYAGGENFLKANTTKVFPGPNDGFEFEIAAPYGVNKVLALASKTALDLNSLARFESQQGFATVSASNQNQLAQKLSIIVKPIPQDKWISATAYYNVARPGSNQVQETGDLQIESNVRGATVYVDGRQVGNTPTTITNLTPGSHTVRVTAPGYTEYSGTVTIRSNQRTSLDVSLRRELRSGNVSVNTNVPADVYLNDRLYGRSDITLRDIPEGTYTLRLVANGYTTYTSNITVRDGQTTAVNVTLQSLRYSLRVTSNVNGALVFVNGKQAGTIQNGVATFTLAPDNYEVVVIAPGYYVKSARVNLGGNSNIDLDLNRIQ; encoded by the coding sequence ATGAAACGAGCTCTTTTGGCAATTGCAAGCGGTCTGATCCTCGGTCAGGCCATGGCTGCACCACAGATCAGCCCCCAGAGAATCATTGTCAACCCTGTTGAAACCGATCTCAAAGTGAATGTGTGGGTGGACAAAGCCCCCAACAACTCCGAAGCCACCCCCGATTACGTCCCCGGCGAGAACATCAAGATCTACACCAAAACCAATCAGGACGCTTACGTGTACCTGTTCAACGTGGACCCTGAAGGCAAAGTCGACCTGATCCTGCCCAACAAATACGCAGGTGGCGAAAACTTCCTGAAGGCCAACACCACCAAAGTGTTCCCCGGTCCCAACGACGGCTTTGAGTTCGAAATCGCTGCTCCTTATGGCGTGAACAAAGTGCTGGCTCTGGCGTCCAAGACCGCTCTGGACCTGAACAGCCTGGCCCGTTTTGAATCCCAGCAGGGCTTCGCCACCGTGAGCGCCAGCAACCAGAACCAACTGGCCCAGAAGCTCTCCATCATCGTGAAACCCATTCCTCAGGACAAGTGGATCAGTGCAACCGCGTACTACAACGTGGCCCGTCCCGGCAGCAATCAGGTTCAGGAAACCGGTGACCTGCAAATTGAATCCAACGTCAGAGGGGCCACCGTGTACGTGGATGGCCGTCAGGTCGGCAACACCCCCACCACCATCACCAACCTGACCCCCGGCAGCCACACCGTGCGCGTGACCGCTCCCGGTTACACCGAATACAGTGGCACCGTGACCATCCGCTCCAACCAGCGCACCAGTCTGGATGTCAGCCTGCGCCGTGAACTGCGTTCTGGCAACGTCTCTGTGAACACCAACGTTCCTGCAGACGTGTACCTGAACGACCGTCTGTACGGACGTTCCGACATCACCCTGCGTGATATCCCCGAGGGCACCTACACCCTGCGTCTGGTGGCCAACGGTTACACCACCTACACCAGCAACATCACCGTGCGTGACGGTCAGACCACCGCTGTGAACGTGACCCTGCAATCCCTGCGTTACAGCCTGCGCGTGACCAGCAACGTCAATGGCGCTCTGGTGTTCGTGAACGGCAAACAGGCCGGAACCATTCAGAATGGTGTGGCCACCTTCACCCTTGCCCCCGACAACTACGAAGTGGTGGTCATTGCTCCCGGTTACTACGTGAAATCCGCACGTGTGAACCTCGGTGGCAACAGCAACATCGATCTGGACCTGAACCGCATCCAGTAA
- a CDS encoding CoA-binding protein — protein sequence MPELTQIKDIVDVLQHSKVVAVVGFHPDTTRPAHYVPEYLYRRGYKIIPVNATLAGRQTSFFGHKVCTTLAEITEPVDIVEVFRRSDKVMEHLQDILDMHHKPKTVWLQLGIRNDEFAQKLIENGIQVIQDRCMLADHRQYL from the coding sequence ATGCCTGAACTGACCCAGATCAAAGACATTGTGGATGTTTTGCAGCACAGCAAAGTGGTGGCCGTGGTGGGTTTTCATCCCGACACCACCAGGCCAGCACACTATGTCCCAGAGTACCTGTACCGACGGGGCTACAAGATCATTCCGGTCAATGCCACGCTGGCAGGGCGTCAAACGTCTTTTTTCGGGCACAAGGTGTGCACCACCCTCGCTGAAATCACCGAACCTGTAGACATCGTGGAAGTGTTCCGCCGTTCCGACAAGGTGATGGAGCATCTTCAGGACATCCTCGACATGCACCACAAACCCAAAACCGTGTGGTTGCAACTCGGGATCCGCAACGATGAATTTGCCCAGAAGCTCATCGAGAACGGCATTCAGGTGATTCAGGACCGTTGCATGCTGGCAGACCACCGCCAGTACCTGTGA
- the hemL gene encoding glutamate-1-semialdehyde 2,1-aminomutase produces MTEKSRWLYETAQRVIPGGVNSPVRAFKSVGGSPRFIQSAFGAYLIDADGNRLIDYIGSWGPMILGHQHSHVLAAIQSALTEGVSFGAPNAREVELAMMVTKLTGTEKVRFVSSGTEATMSALRLARAVTGRDYILKFRGNYHGHADGLLVEAGSGLMTNEQKLQAKSAPSSAGVPQAYAGLTLVADYNDPEGLRQILQSKGNTIAAIIFEPVVGNAGVLIPTADFIDVLHSAKEQGILLIADEVMTGFRLSMGGATERLGLKPDIITWGKIIGGGLPVGAYGASAEIMDFVSPMGPVYQAGTLSGNPLAMAAGIGTLQTLRDNPGIYEQIEDYTERLEQGLLLAAAQAGISVCVNRIGSMLTMFFTEGPVTTYQDAVRSDTRLFGLWFHEMLNRGVYWAPSQFESIFVGAAHNERTLEHTIQAASSAFLALQAQTQG; encoded by the coding sequence ATGACCGAGAAGTCACGCTGGCTCTACGAAACCGCCCAAAGGGTCATTCCCGGAGGGGTCAATTCTCCCGTTCGCGCCTTCAAATCCGTTGGAGGCAGCCCCCGTTTCATTCAAAGCGCTTTTGGTGCTTACCTGATTGACGCAGACGGCAACCGCCTGATCGATTACATCGGGTCATGGGGTCCCATGATCCTCGGGCACCAGCATTCCCATGTGCTGGCCGCCATCCAATCCGCCCTCACCGAAGGGGTCAGTTTCGGGGCACCCAACGCCCGAGAAGTGGAACTGGCCATGATGGTCACCAAGTTGACCGGAACTGAAAAAGTGCGCTTTGTGAGCAGTGGCACCGAGGCCACCATGAGCGCCCTGAGGCTCGCCAGAGCCGTCACAGGCCGGGATTACATCCTGAAATTCCGGGGCAACTACCACGGTCACGCAGATGGTCTCTTGGTGGAGGCAGGCAGTGGCCTGATGACCAACGAGCAGAAACTGCAAGCCAAAAGTGCCCCTTCTTCTGCTGGGGTTCCTCAGGCGTATGCAGGTCTGACTCTGGTTGCAGATTACAACGATCCAGAGGGACTCAGGCAAATTCTGCAAAGCAAAGGCAACACCATCGCTGCGATCATTTTTGAGCCTGTGGTGGGCAATGCCGGGGTGTTGATTCCCACTGCCGATTTCATTGATGTGCTGCACAGTGCCAAAGAGCAGGGCATCCTGCTGATTGCCGACGAAGTGATGACCGGATTCCGCCTCTCCATGGGTGGGGCCACCGAGCGTCTGGGCCTCAAACCTGACATCATCACTTGGGGAAAAATCATTGGCGGAGGTCTGCCCGTCGGGGCTTACGGTGCCAGTGCCGAAATCATGGATTTCGTGAGCCCGATGGGACCTGTATATCAGGCAGGCACCCTGAGCGGAAACCCTCTGGCGATGGCCGCAGGCATCGGGACCTTGCAAACCCTGCGGGACAACCCCGGCATTTACGAGCAAATCGAAGACTACACCGAGCGTCTGGAACAGGGCTTGCTGCTGGCCGCGGCTCAGGCAGGCATCAGCGTGTGCGTGAACCGCATTGGCAGCATGCTGACCATGTTCTTCACCGAAGGACCGGTTACCACCTATCAGGATGCCGTGCGCAGCGACACCCGCCTGTTCGGGCTCTGGTTCCATGAAATGCTGAACCGGGGTGTGTACTGGGCTCCCAGCCAGTTTGAGAGCATTTTTGTGGGTGCTGCCCACAACGAGCGCACCCTTGAGCACACCATCCAAGCCGCATCCAGTGCCTTCCTCGCCCTGCAAGCCCAGACCCAAGGGTAA